The Archocentrus centrarchus isolate MPI-CPG fArcCen1 unplaced genomic scaffold, fArcCen1 scaffold_37_ctg1, whole genome shotgun sequence genome includes the window gCTTGAATAGTTAGGCCACCTCTAATGTTCATCCTCTTTAACCCTTACAATTATCTGTTCCATCTGATAATTAATATAGCTGATGAAAACAATGTACACTTTAACTGTCATATGGGTGGTTTATTTTAATTGTATGTATACAGTATGAACAGGAGCCTATATTTGATATCCATGTGTAAATCAGTGCTCCATTACAATTGCTAACCCCCTACTGCAACTTGAAGCAGACTCACCAGGAGTTAAACCATGGCTCAGTCCCCATCCATCCCAACCAGTTTCCCGTTGTAAATCCCTGTGATCATTTAAACCCCCAAATCCTTCTTTTAAACATACTGCAAAGATTGTACAGAATATAGAAATCCACACAGTAAACTAAAGGtacacacactttttctttaaactttatCCTTTGTATAAACCAACACGTAAGTGGCAACTTTGAGGCTACTCATATTAATCTGCTGAATGTCTGGTCTGGACCAAGGGGAGGCTAGAATTCTGTGAAAACATTGCAAGGCCAAttcttgaaaaaaacaaaacaaaacaataataataataaaaataacaataataataataataataatacttttgTTAGAGCTATCATACAGTAACTAATGCAGCTAGTTGTGGCAAGTGAGCAACATAATGCTTTGAAGTCCTGTTGGGTTAAACATCCTTCTGGAAATGGAACAAAAGTGCTTGCAAAATACAGCAAGCTCATTCATAGTAAATAGAAAAGCAGGTAACATAAGCACTATACAGTTCTCAATGTTTACATAGCGTATACACACAATCTATAATATAACAGAGTAGACTATGCCATTAATCAGTAGTCATAAATATTACATTGTGCATGTTCTATTGCACATGTCAAGTGTTCGTATGACATAATAGGTATAGGTTAGTTACCTAcatgtcatttattttaatacaaagATGCAACAACACACATTTCATAGGACACTGGCTATACATTTTCACAATccacttgtatttttttccttcttcttggatgttttcctaaataAATCAAACCTATAATACAACAGTGATATTAAAGTGTGATAAATATTCATGCACAAACAGATGATACTACCTAAGACCTATTATGTGAAAAGATACTGCAGCAGAAGGTAACTGCTGGAAGGGAGGACTTTTCATTGGGCTATAGTGGACATAAAATTAAACACCACAAAATGAGtgattggtttaaaaaaacaaacaaaacaaaacaaacaaaagaataaagGCACACGGATTGCAGAGGAGCCTACACATGTACTGGAAACAACTATCTGGACGTTCTTGCCATCTTTCTTAGCAGAATCAAACAGGTACATAACAGACGACCACATGCAACCACAGGATAAGGTCCCACACAGTACTAAACAAAATCAAGATCTTTCCACGTTTGACATTACACATCTTTCTTTTGCACTgacgaaacaaaaaaaaaaatgaaaagaaaaagaaagagggatCCTAATCCCCTCTGTCAATTTGCCTTTTTACTCAGAGGATGAATCAAGTCTTAACATTATTGACGCTAAAACTCATAATTAATGGGAGCATGTTATAAAATACAAACGGGCGAGTGGAGGCTGGCACACTTCCTGCCCAGGGCTTGGCAGCAACTCAGCTCACGGGATGCAGGGAGCTTCAGGGAAACTCTCGCCCTCAGCGGTGTGCTGGACCGTGTGCTCCTGCAGGGCTGTGAGGTCAACAAAACGCTCGCCACACCACACGCACTTAAACTGCGTCTCGCGTGAGTGCACGCTCTGGTGCTTAGCCAGGTGCTCACGCTGcttgaagctcttgtcacagcTGGCACATTTGAAGGGCTTCTCCCCTGTGTGAACGCGGCGATGGCGCTGCAGCTCGGACGAGTACCTAAAGCGCTTTTCACAATCGGGGCATTTCAGCGGCTTCTCCCGTGTCGGGTCACAGCGGTGCTGAACGAACTCAGAGGATGACACAAAACGCTTGTCACACAGGGAGCACTTAAGCGGCTTCTCGGTGCAGTGAGAGTTCTGGTGGCGCTGCAGCGTTGAATTCTTTTTGTAACCTTTGCCGCACACGTCGCATTTGTAGGGTTTCTCCACTTCACCACCACATTTGTGTCGCAGAAGTTCTCCCGACTGGCTGAACGACTTCTGGCAGGAGGCGCACTTAAAGAGACTTTCCATACCATGAACCTGCTGGTGGTACAGCAGGTGGGATGGCTGAAGGAAGCCCTTATCGCAGAGGTTGCACTTAAAAGGGCGGTCAGCTGGGTTCTTGTGAGTGCGACGGTGGCGAACAAGGGCATACTGCTGTTTGAAGCTCATCTGGCATTCCTCGCACTGAAAAGGTCGCTCCTCAGAGTGCGTGCGTTCATGTTGCCGCAGGTCAGACGGCCGCTTAAAGCTCTTTCCACATGAACCGCAGCGGAAAGGCCTCTCGCCTTCTGGCTGGCATTGATGGTGCAGGAGCTCAGACGACTCCTTAAAGTGCATCTCGCACAAATTGCACTTGAAAAGGTGCTCGCCCGAATGAGCGTACATGTGCCGCACAAGGTGAGAGCGGTGCTTAAAGCTCTTCTCACACACAGCACATTTGTACGGCCTCTCCGAGCTATGCGTACGCTGGTGGTGTGCCAGATGTGAAGACTGACTGAAGCTTTTGTCGCACGTGTCACATTTGTACGGCTTTTCGCCAGTGTGTATCCTCTCGTGACGTGTGAGCTCTGACAAATGGCGAAAGGACTTGTGGCACACGGAACACTTATATGGCCTGTCTGGTGCAGAAGCCTCAAATGCAGGAG containing:
- the LOC115776802 gene encoding zinc finger protein 319-like, producing the protein MTEAWQQQQQHAVAPPSVVHTLPQGTDNPLGCAVYGVVLQPDTSLQQPQHGQQHAVQTQQPSLQVGGERGHKCGACGHDISHLANPHEHQCMVSQDRSFQCTQCMKIFSQATDLLEHQCVQVEQKPFVCGVCKMGFSLLTSLAQHHNSHGNGNNPMKCSICEKTYRPGSGNATPTSSAANPQQPSTGETSGGGAAISASSPPAFEASAPDRPYKCSVCHKSFRHLSELTRHERIHTGEKPYKCDTCDKSFSQSSHLAHHQRTHSSERPYKCAVCEKSFKHRSHLVRHMYAHSGEHLFKCNLCEMHFKESSELLHHQCQPEGERPFRCGSCGKSFKRPSDLRQHERTHSEERPFQCEECQMSFKQQYALVRHRRTHKNPADRPFKCNLCDKGFLQPSHLLYHQQVHGMESLFKCASCQKSFSQSGELLRHKCGGEVEKPYKCDVCGKGYKKNSTLQRHQNSHCTEKPLKCSLCDKRFVSSSEFVQHRCDPTREKPLKCPDCEKRFRYSSELQRHRRVHTGEKPFKCASCDKSFKQREHLAKHQSVHSRETQFKCVWCGERFVDLTALQEHTVQHTAEGESFPEAPCIP